The following are from one region of the Carassius gibelio isolate Cgi1373 ecotype wild population from Czech Republic chromosome A13, carGib1.2-hapl.c, whole genome shotgun sequence genome:
- the LOC128026241 gene encoding delta-type opioid receptor-like, which translates to METSGNISDLLYALSNPVMSNSSVFCRNFSNSSSLVSMNSSRCERTAELDKSSTPVIVAIIITALYSIVCVMGLVGNVLVMYVIIRYTKMKTATNIYIFNLALADALATSTLPFQSVNYLMGTWPFGDVLCKIVMSIDYYNMFTSIFTLTTMSVDRYIAVCHPVKALDFRTPWNAKIVNVCNWILSSAIGLPVMVMASTTIEYHSSSFGIIDCTLLFPHPSWYWENLLKICVFIFAFIMPVLIITICYGLMILRLKSVRMLSGSKEKDRNLRRITRMVLVVVAVFIICWTPIHIFVIIKALVNIPSSLLQTVTWHFCIALGYTNSCLNPVLYAFLDENFKRCFREFCVPSPSVLDLQNSTRTRNPQREGQSSGHTADRTNQQV; encoded by the exons ATGGAGACGAGTGGAAACATCTCGGACTTACTTTACGCACTTTCTAACCCAGTGATGTCGAATAGCAGCGTATTCTGCCGAAACTTCAGCAACAGCTCAAGTCTCGTGAGCATGAACAGCTCCAGATGTGAGAGGACGGCTGAGCTGGACAAAAGCTCAACTCCTGTGATAGTGGCCATCATAATCACTGCGTTATACTCTATCGTTTGTGTGATGGGACTGGTGGGCAACGTCCTCGTCATGTATGTGATTATAAG ATACACCAAGATGAAAACTGCGACCAACATCTACATTTTCAACCTTGCTTTGGCAGATGCCTTGGCAACAAGCACTCTGCCGTTCCAGAGCGTCAATTACCTGATGGGTACATGGCCTTTTGGAGACGTGCTGTGCAAGATTGTGATGTCCATTGATTACTACAACATGTTCACCAGTATCTTTACCCTCACGACTATGAGTGTCGACCGTTACATTGCTGTTTGCCACCCGGTTAAAGCCCTGGACTTCAGAACCCCCTGGAATGCTAAGATTGTCAACGTGTGTAACTGGATCCTTTCATCCGCCATCGGTCTTCCTGTCATGGTCATGGCCTCCACCACTATTGAGTACCACAGCAGTT CGTTTGGCATCATTGATTGTACTTTGCTCTTTCCCCATCCTTCCTGGTACTGGGAGAACCTCCTAAAGATCTGCGTTTTCATCTTCGCCTTCATTATGCCCGTCCTCATCATCACCATCTGTTACGGCTTAATGATCCTCCGCCTGAAGAGTGTGCGCATGCTGTCTGGCTCCAAGGAGAAGGACCGCAACCTCCGGCGCATCACCAGAATGGTCCTGGTGGTGGTGGCGGTTTTCATCATCTGCTGGACGCCGATCCACATCTTCGTCATCATCAAGGCTCTGGTAAACATTCCCAGCTCCCTCCTGCAGACCGTCACCTGGCATTTCTGCATCGCCCTCGGCTACACCAACAGCTGCCTCAATCCAGTGCTCTACGCCTTCCTGGATGAGAACTTTAAGCGCTGTTTCCGAGAGTTCTGTGTTCCCAGTCCATCCGTGCTGGACCTCCAGAACTCCACACGCACCAGAAATCCCCAGCGTGAAGGCCAGTCCAGTGGCCACACAGCAGACAGGACGAATCAGCAGGTATGA